DNA from Nomascus leucogenys isolate Asia chromosome 24, Asia_NLE_v1, whole genome shotgun sequence:
ATCAgcaagtggggaaactgaggccgggGAGTTCTCCAGGCCAAGGTCACTCACGGGCAAGTTCCCGCAGCCTTTGGACCCTCCATACATGTCAGGGCTGCTCATGCTTTCCGGGGCCCTTCACTGGTTTGGAGGAACCGTCCTGTTTCCCAGAGTGCACTGCGTGTCTCTGAGTGTTATGTGTCTCAGTGGTGTCCATGtgtatttttctctgtgtgtctgcgtgagtctgtgtgtggtgtgtttgtgtctgAGTGTGTGGTGGTTGCGTGTGTATGTCTCTGGCGTCCATGCATATTTTTCTGTgtgatgtgtctgtgtgtctctgagtATGTGGTGCCTGCATGTGTCTCAGTGGTGTCCACGCGTATTTTTCTGTGCggtgtgtctgtttgtgtgtgtgtgaatctgtgtgtgtgtttgtccaTCTTTTTGTCTGGCCTCCTGTCCCCTCTGCACAGAGCAGCTGGGTAGGGATGCTGGTCCTGGGGGCTtgtcagcaggatgtgggcgtaGGGCAGCCCTGGGTGAGGCCTGAGCACAGGCCCCAGGTGCCTCCTGCACAGGGGTGGCTGAGCCGGCTCCTCTGTGGCTCCCAGGTCCCCACCGCCCCTCACTGGTTACCACCTGTCCTGGCCAcccactcctgcccaccctgCTCTCCGCAGGGGCCTCCTTCCTCTTTCAGCTGCGCACCCTGGTTGTGGAGGCTCCTAAGGAGGTTGTGGCCTTGGTTTACTGCCTACCTTGGCTCCTTGGTGTTGCCAGACCCTGAAGGCAGCCCATGCCCTGGCCGAGATCCTTCTGGGGCAGGATGTGCTGAAAGCGGCTGAACCATGCGGTGATGTACCAGCTCCTGCAGTCCCCTATATCCCCAGCACCGCCAGCCTTCCCTGGGCTCCTCCAGCCGGCTCCTCTACCCTGTACCCGCCCCACCCTGCTCTCCCCCGACCCTGCTACCCCCCAACCCTGCTACCCCCCAACCAGACTTCCAGCTCCAGGGTCGCAGCTTCCTGGGCTCCCAGCAGGGCAGGCCTCACCCAGACCCCGCAAGAGCCGTGGGACTTGGGCTGGGCCTTTGGGCCTGGCTGCAGCCCCTTTGGACCTGACCTGAGGAGACACCATGGCTGTgggaggcagggtgggggtgCCGGGCCCAGCACAGAGGTGCCCAGGGTCCAGGCTGGCACTGGGCGGCAGGGACCCTGGATGCCGCCGCTTCAGGCTTGAAAAGGTTTCTAAGCCCCAGAGCCTAAGCCCAGCAGCCCCCGAGGACGTCTTGGGGCCTCTGTGCTCCCCAAAGCCGAGGTTAGGCTTGATCCACAGCCTCTTCCAGGCCGGGGAGGCAGACCGGCTCCAGGTCAGTAGGGCGGGGCCCACAGCCCAGGCTTTCACGTCCCCAAAACGGGGCAGGGTGCTAGAGGCGCAGGTGTCCACAGGGTGGTCATTTTGGTCTCTCCTGGACTTGCACGCGTGTAGTGCAGACTGGCTCCTGGCAAAGCCTTGACCAACATTCATCTGGGCCTTGTTACAACAACAGAGACAGTGCGGGGTGGGGGGGTTGGGGGGCGCAGGACCACGTCACTGGAGGGAGGCCGGCCGATGTCGGTGCCCAGGCTGGGCCCAGGGGCCAGTGGGTCCTCACCTGGCTTGTGGCTGCCTCTGAGTTAGGCAGCCTGGATGGAGGGGCCCTTCCAGCCCTGCTGGCCCTGGGGATGCAGGGACTCAATCCCCCTGGTCCCAGTGGCTCTTCCAGGAGCAACACAGCCTGCCCGAGTCGACACCACCCCTCGGGTTTGAGTCCCTTCTGTCTACCCCTACCCCCGCTAGGGCACTGCCCCTCTTGACCAGAAGAGGCAGCggcacccccagcccctggggcACCACACAGCCCCTTGGGGAGGATGCCCTGCCGGCCCCCCACTCGGTGGTTGGGCATTTTGGGGCTAGGATTTAATGGGGGTGACCCTGCCCGACCCCTCTATGTTGGTTACACGGCATCAGAAGAAAACTGTTATTAACCCAGCTTATTTTCTACAAGTCTTGTTTATTGAAAGGATCTGGAAATCGTAATAAGGCTTTCAATgacatttaataaattttcaagaaattaatatgaaacattaaaatttaCTTCAAAAATCCAGTTTTCTAGATCATTCCCATCTCATGCCGCTTTAGAGCTCAGTTCACACCTTTTGTGTACAGATGAGCAGCTGGAATTCTGAACACTGCTGTCTTCCGGCCCTAACGCTGGGCGCTGGTCCCTCTCTCCTCCTAAGCTCACGGCTGGGCTTCCCCTGTGCCCAGGGTCATGGCGGACTTCAAGCCAGGCCCACTGCCCAGAATCACACTCTGAGTTTTTGGACGCTCACGTCCGCAGATGCTGAGGTGCCCAGACGAGGGTGAGCAGGGAGACACATGCCTCGGAGAACGTGCCCAGGCTGGGCCAGGCGGCTGTGGGAAGCTCCTCGTGGGCAGAGGAGAACGTCTTGTGCCTTCCTTTTCTATCAATCTCCAGCAGATGAGGGCGACTTCATGTGCAAAACTCAGAGAGCAGTTACTCAAAAACAGACACCCGGGCAGCAGTAACCAGGACACTAGGCTCCGACCACGGCCTCCACAAACCTGTGCCTGTGGAAGACGCAGGCCCAGGGGTACGCAGCACCCACATGCTCCACAGCTGCTGGTGCTGGGCAGGCTGGAGACTCacgggagaggcaggagaataatcAGCGTGTTGAGCCCCTCGCTGTGTTAGTGTCAAAAGTTCTCATTACAGTTGCAAAATAAAAGGGATCACGATCACTAGCCCCGGAAATCCCCGTCTCCCGGACCATCAAGATCGCAGTGAACAGAATGGTCCCCGAATGGTCCCTGAGGACAGCGTCTTGCAGAAcacaaatgtaaacatttaatggCAGACGACTCCCTTCCCCTTGAAATCTTCACAAAAGTGTGTACAAGAAAGTATGTACATAAGCACTTCAGAAAGTTTAAAAGAATCTCTAAAAAGTATATACAGGATTTAAGCCACCTTCCTGGGAGCAGAAGCTACATGAGGAATGTGTGGGTCACTGGCGATGCCAGCCCCCTCCCGCTGAGGGTCCTAGACTCAGTGCTGGCCTCAAGCGGGGAGGGTGGATGGCAGGGGACGCATCCAACCCTCTCCAGAAACTGAGCAGAACAAAACCACCTTGCCAGCCACTGGCAAGACCATGCTTTCAACGGCGCCTCCGCCAGGGGTTTCCCTGCAGAAGTTTTAGGGGAAGAGGCACAGGCCAAGGGGAAAAGCATCGCAGCTCAAGGAAGGTTTTTGGCTGAGACATTTATTTTCAACACTGAAGGACAGGTCGAGTCATTCTGACTCCTCTGAATTTCAACCGACTGATTTGTGGAAAAATATCCTGGCATGGAAATTGTGGCAGCTGGCGGCTGCGCTCCAGGGACCCACCGGGGGTGTCAGCGGGACAGAAGCACTCCCAGCCCATTTCTCAGGCttctttagaaatgcaaaaaaagtcagacttaaaatgttaaaaaaacagCTGATCTGGACAAAAGGCAGACCCAGGCTCTAACCCAGCTACAGGAAGGAAGTGGCTGTGCCATTGAGACAGGGGCggtcacagacacacacagattgGTCTGTCCCCAGAGGGCGCTTGGAGGGCAGCGGAAGGATTCGGGCCTGGACAGGGGCTCGACCtagccctcctcctcctcctcctcctcctcctcgaaGTGGGCTTGCTTCTTCCGGACGTTCCAATGCAGGCACTGGGCGAGGCTCTCAAACCAGTCGCTCACGGGGTCCCGCACGCAGATGGAGGGGAGCGGGTAGCATGAGgtagtgatgctgatgctgggaCAGGAGAGCAGCAGCCTGAGCCAGGGCTTCCAGAAAGGCCCACCCCCGGCCAAgaaccctccctccctccctgggaaTGGCCGGGACTCTTTTCCTGAGGGGTTGGGCAGCCCCTCCCCGAGGCAGGCTTGAGGGGTGCTCCATGGGTGCTGGGATACAGCCACCCCAGGTCCTGGGGGGGACGGTGCAGGGAACTGACAAACTCTGCCCCAGGGCCCTCAGGGGTGAGGTCCCAGGAGGGCAGCCCTCATGCAGGGGCGGGCAGCAGTGCGAGGGGGGACGCCCTCAGGCCTCTGCTGGGGCCAGGCCTGCATGTGCCACCGTATGCGACCCGCTGCCCCCAGGACGGGTGCTCTGACTGTGACGCTCCAAGACCCAGGGACTCAGGCCCTGTGGTGCTCTAGGGGACAAGCTGTGTCTACAGGCCAACCCCAAGAGGGCAGGTGCTGCCTGGCCCAGGGAGGAGGTTGGCAGGCAGTGCCCAGCCCGGCATGCAGCCCATACCTGTCTCCATGGCGGATCTCTTGTCTCTTCCGTCCATCAAAGGACACCCATGCTGTGTTCCTTGCTTCAGGTGACAGCATGATCTGAGGGTCAAGCAGGGAGAGGTGTGGGCCCCCAGCTGTGGGGAGGACGCTTCTAGGCACCCACCCCAAGTGCTCGCCAGAGGCCGAAGGTTGGGCAGTTCTGACCCTGCCTTGCAGACAGTGGAGTGCACATCCTACAGGCACCGTCCCAGCTCAGCACCGCCAGAGACCAACAATGGCGGGAAGCCCCTCAGACCCGGGCCCTGGGCACCTTGACGGACAGATCTCGGGCACCAGCAAGGGAGGGCTTGCATCTGAGGGGGCACGGGACGGCCCTGGGACGGCCCTAGGATGGCAAGGCCGCGTCTGAGGCTGGAGCCAGCATGGCAGAGCCGGGTGCTAGGTCCCGGCTTTGTGTTGCACGGGGTCAAATGACTCACAAACCGGAAAAGGAGCGTCGTTGGCTCTGACCTTCAGCTCGACCCCTGCGGGGACCACGATGGGCCGGAAGGACAGCGAGTGGGGGCAGATGGGCGTGATCATGATGGCCGGCACGTTGGGGTGGATCATGGAGGCCCCGGCCGCGGCCGCATACGCCGTGCTGCCCGTCGGGGTGGACACGATCACTCCTGACAGGGACAGGCGCAGGCGTCACTCCCGCCCGAGGGACGCTCAGGGCCCCAGGACAGCGCCGCGGGCCTTACCGTCGCCCTGCACCGTGGTGATAAGGTGTCCGTCCAGGTAGACGTCCACGTTGGACAGGTAGGAGGAGGGGCCTCTGTCAATCACCACCTCATTCAGGACCTGGAAGGGCGACAGCATTGCACACTCAGGGCGGGGGGTGCCACACAGCTTGCAGATACCCGTCTCACCCAGCTGGGCTCTCTGGAAGGTCCTCACCCCTGGGACCTAAGTCCCCCCACCCTGGGCCCCTGAGGCTGAGGCGCCTCCACTCACCTGGTACTGCATGGCCTGCTTCCCGACATCCATGTCCAGGCCCGCAGCCCGTGAGCCGTTCTCACCCAGCCCGTTGTGCACGGCCGTCTTCTTCTCCCGGAGCTCCTTCACCACCCTGACCTTCAGCCGGCTCCGGAGAACAACAGCTGCGTTCCCTGAGGTCGGGCGGGAGTCAGAGGGCATGCATCAGGGAGGCCAGCGGGGTCGGGGGCCCTTTCTTCTCCCAAGTTGACACTtctgtgcctttttctttttattttgagatgcagtctcgctctgtcacccaggctggaatgcagtggtgcgatctcggctcactgcaacctctgcctcccaggttcaagtgattctcctgcctcagcctcccaagtagctggaactacgggcgtccaccaccacacccagctaattttgtatttttagtagagacggggtttcactgttttggccaggatggtctcatctcttgacctcgtgatccgcccgcctcagcctcccacagtgctgggattacaggcatgagccactgtgcccggccgacacTTCTGTGCCTTCTGAGAGTGAGAATCAGCTCACTTCTGCCCAACACACATGGCAGCTTCAACCTGTGATCTGCTGAAACTTCTCAGTGTTAGTAAAAAAGGTTTGAACCACTCAAGATTTAGAAATCCCTGAATCTAGAAACCTTTAAACGTTGCTCCATgcatcattaaataaaaataaacccccCACAACCACGCGAGACAACAGCGCCATGATCAGAGCTGCTTGTGGGCTCCAGAACATTCCAACTCACCCTCTATCACCTGAGTAACTTGGGACTGAAAGTTCTCAAAGCTGAATGGGGTCAGGAAGCCCAGGGAGCCCAGGTGGAAGGCCATGACCGGAGGGACGCTGCCCTGTGAGCCGACGGAGAGGCCATTCAGCGCCCACGCCGTGCACCCCTGCACCACCCGGCTTTCCACCGGCACCTTGGGAGGGACCCAGCTCTGTGGGGACAGCACCCCTGACCCTCTGCAGGAGGGACTGGCCATGTGGGCAAGCAGAGGGGGACGTCTCAGGCCAGGGTGGGCCGGGCCACCAGGGCCAAGGTGGGTGTGGGGAGCTGGTGAGAAACAAAGGTGGCAGGGCTGAGCAGCCCCCTGGGCACAGAGGGCTAGGAGAGCTGGCAAGGGTGGGTGGGAGGCAGCTTCAGGGTCAGAGCCCCCCTGGGCATGGCAGGGGAGCCAGCTGGGGTTGGGGGGGAATGGGAGGCAGCCTCGGGGTCAGAGCCCCCCGGACACGGAGGGTGGGGGAGCCAGCGGGGGTGGGTGTGCGGCAGCTTCGGGGTCAGAGCCTCACGCCCCACAGGTGCTAATGGGGAGATGAGGAGAAAAGCAGGGCGGGCTGCGGCCATTTCTGGTGTCACCAACATGCAGCGGGCCAAGGGCAGAGCCAGGGTCCCCCACACAGCGTGGCCCTACAGCCCCAGGGGAGAGCTGTGCTGCCGAGAAACCAGGAAGAGGAGCTCAAGGGAGGCCCAGAGGGGATGGGCCAGTAGGCGAGGTTGTTTCCCAGGACCCACCACCCTGCGCCACTCCCTCCTGTCCCAGGCGGGCTCTGGCCACCCCCAGCCGTAGCACTGTGTCCACACTGCCCTTGGCCCCACCATTGCGCCCCACCGGGCTGCCACCATGGGCCTCAGTGCTGGCCGCTCTAGGTGATTGCTCTCGTATAAAGGGGTGAAAAGCAATGGAAGCCGCGCTCGCTAGCCCTTCGTTACGCAGCACCTAGATTGCGAGCCCCTCGTTACGCGGCACCTAGACCGCGACCCCTCGTTACGCGGCACCTAGACCGCGAGCCCTCGTTACGCGGCACCTAGACCGCGACCCCTCGTTACGCGGCACCTAGACCGTGACCCCTCGTTACGCGGCACCTAGACTAGAACCTGGTGCATGTCTGGAAATGTCAGTGCTTCACCTGGAAAAGTGAGGAAGCGTACAGCAGCGTCCCGTCTCCCCCCAGGCAGATGATGAAGTCTATCTGATTGGAAATGTCATCATAATCTAGGGAACACAAAGCAAAACCAAGAAGAGGCTGTCACACCGTGGCCTGTGGCGCAGTGCGCAGACACCAATGATGAGGGCAACAGTGCCAGAAGCTTCCAATGGGGCGGGGAACTGTGCTGGAGAAACCAAAGACAGAGCTGCTGACAGCCCACCTTCTCGAAAGGTACAGAATTTCTTCTTCACTGCCCCAAAGCTTTCATCGCTGGCGATGGCAGGGTCTTCTAGCACTTTCTTTTCCACATACACGATCATATTGTTCTCCTGGAAGCAAAGTGCCAACCTGCTCATTCCACCTGCAGATCCCACCCTCCTGCTCAGAGGTTCCCGACTCACGGGCACTGTAATCAGAGACCTGGTATCGTGGCCTGCATGCCCGCCCCTCCCACGCTCACGCTGAAACTTCATCGCCAACGCACCAGGATGAAGAAGCGGGACCTTTAAGAGATGACTGGGTGGAGGGGGCTCCCTCTCAGGAATTGACTAAGGCTGTTATTTCGGGAGTGGCTTTCCTGGCTCTTGTGTGCCGCAACCCCCACGCCTGCTCTTCTGCAGAGAAGACATGGCAGGAAGGCCCACGCCAGATGCGGccccttgatctgggacttcccgGCCTCCAGGGCCACGAGCCCATCCAGCTCATTGTTGGTCACCCAGTCTGGTGCTTGTCATGGCAGCACACACAAACCCAGACACCTGGGCAGATCCCCACTCAGTCCCCAGTTCCAGACAAGCAGCCATTCCCCAGCACTTGAGGTGGTTCCCGTGGTCTCACAAGGCGGTGATGTGGACGGAGGCCCCCCCAACTCCACGTGCACCCCAGGCCCCCTTCCCCCTGCCCCGCGTGCCTCCATGAGGTGCGTGCAGAGCTCCTTGAACGGCTGCAGTAGGCTGGCATCTCTCATCTTCTTGATGACAAGGACACTCTTCGGAGACTTGTTCCACGTCAGCCGCTGGCTCGCGGGGTCCTGAATGTGCCTGTAGGGGAGGAGAAAAGAGTTCACACCAGCTGCGATCTCCCGCTTGTGGAAAAGGTGTatgacttagaaaataaaaaaaaatctttaaaaaggtgTTTTCACCTTCAGGGAAACGTGCTCGGTGGCCACGGTCAGGGCCGAGGGTTGCAGCGGCACCCCCAGCCACCTGGTGCCAGAGGCCTGGCCACAGAGACAAAGTCAGGGGTCAGTAGGGTCTGGAATGACCACCTCTCACCTGCTTGGCCCATCATACGCAGGCTCAGGCCCACAACCCCCACCCGGGCACCACGCTGATCCAACTGCACACACCGCAGCCCTTCACAGCCCCCAGCCACCTGCCTGCCTGGCTCCTCAGTGACGCTGGTGGGGCAGAAATGACCACGGAAGCCTATGGCTGGGCCACTCTTTGCTTGGTGCCCTCCTCAGGCCCCCACGAAAACCCAAACCAGCTGACGTGGTGACTCTGTCCCTAGGATCCCCTGCACACGGTTTCTGGCCCCACGTGAGCCCAGGACCCCTCAAGGACCCGCTTCCCGCCCTGCACACAGCTCACTACCTCCCTGCATGAACGGACTTCAACCTCACTCACTCTCACAGTAAACATCACAGGTTTAAAAGTCTGTGGCAGCCCTGACATAGCCACCTGCGCTTTGCTGGCTCCGACCCCGACCACTGTGCCCGGTGTTTCTCCACAGGCAGGGCCCGCCCCGGTGGGATTCCCATTACCACGTTAGTCACAGAAAACATCCCAACCCAGAACCGGGAACACACACCACAGAGCCTGCTCCTGTTCCCAGAAGCCAAGGGAGGGCACGGCGGGGCTGGCCACCGTGGTCAGCACTCACCACCTGTCCTCAGCCCCACAGGGCAAGTTCTTATACCACTGTGCCAGCCAGCTAGTTCCAAGTTGCCCAATCGAGAAAGCTGCTGCCTGCTATGCCTCTTCCCAGCAGTGACTTCTCTGGGAGTGTGACCGTCCCACTAACAGCCCCCAGAACCATAACACAGACGCCGATGGCAGCCACAGGGCCACAGACCTCAGCCCATCGCTCGTGACCTTCGGAAGCTGGTCAGCACTCACCCTGCGCAGGCATTACTGGGAGGCGTGGGGTCACTCATGCCATCCCCTATGAGCTCAGCACCTGCTGGGTCACACACGTGGCTCGCGAGGGGGCCCCTGCCTGCTGGGAGCTGGCCGGTGTGTCCACAGCATCCAGGCCACGCTTGGCGAACACGCGGCCGCCCCATTGGTATGGTCCCGACTGTGCGCCCACACTAGAAGCCTAAGCTCTTCATACTCAAAACTCAAAGCAAAACACAATTGTGATGCAACTTGGTAAAGCTGTTGTAAAAGCAACTAAGTCAAAACAGCTTCCGACACTTAAAAaatccaacaaaacaaaacagtttcctCATTCGTCACATGGTCCTCCTGCCTAATCCCTACTGAAAAAAAGTCCTCAGTTCAGCAGCAAAGAGGCCACACTTCAGCTCCCTGCTCCTAACTGAGCTGGGCAGGACCAAGCCCTCGGTTCCCGTGGCCTCAGACCTGGCCAAGTACCCAGCCTCCAGCCTTGCCCCAGCACTGCGCCAGCCACCGCTCAGGCCTGCGGAACCGGCTGGGCCCCAGGGAAGGCACCCTCAGGCCACAGTCAGGTGGAAGGGCGTTCCCTCCCAGCCCGCTGTGTCACTCTGCTTGGCTCCGGCCCAAGGGCGTGCAGGTGG
Protein-coding regions in this window:
- the NADK gene encoding NAD kinase isoform X1, producing the protein MEMEQEKMTMNKELSPDAAAYCCSACHGDETWSYNHPIRGRAKSRSLSASPALGSTKEFRRTRSLHGPCPVTTFGPKACVLQNPQTIMHIQDPASQRLTWNKSPKSVLVIKKMRDASLLQPFKELCTHLMEENNMIVYVEKKVLEDPAIASDESFGAVKKKFCTFREDYDDISNQIDFIICLGGDGTLLYASSLFQGSVPPVMAFHLGSLGFLTPFSFENFQSQVTQVIEGNAAVVLRSRLKVRVVKELREKKTAVHNGLGENGSRAAGLDMDVGKQAMQYQVLNEVVIDRGPSSYLSNVDVYLDGHLITTVQGDGVIVSTPTGSTAYAAAAGASMIHPNVPAIMITPICPHSLSFRPIVVPAGVELKIMLSPEARNTAWVSFDGRKRQEIRHGDSISITTSCYPLPSICVRDPVSDWFESLAQCLHWNVRKKQAHFEEEEEEEEEG
- the NADK gene encoding NAD kinase isoform X2 — encoded protein: MGRPRVRQAWPGCCGHTGQLPAGRGPLASHVCDPAGAELIGDGMSDPTPPSNACAGHIQDPASQRLTWNKSPKSVLVIKKMRDASLLQPFKELCTHLMEENNMIVYVEKKVLEDPAIASDESFGAVKKKFCTFREDYDDISNQIDFIICLGGDGTLLYASSLFQGSVPPVMAFHLGSLGFLTPFSFENFQSQVTQVIEGNAAVVLRSRLKVRVVKELREKKTAVHNGLGENGSRAAGLDMDVGKQAMQYQVLNEVVIDRGPSSYLSNVDVYLDGHLITTVQGDGVIVSTPTGSTAYAAAAGASMIHPNVPAIMITPICPHSLSFRPIVVPAGVELKIMLSPEARNTAWVSFDGRKRQEIRHGDSISITTSCYPLPSICVRDPVSDWFESLAQCLHWNVRKKQAHFEEEEEEEEEG